In Malus sylvestris chromosome 15, drMalSylv7.2, whole genome shotgun sequence, a single genomic region encodes these proteins:
- the LOC126604565 gene encoding uncharacterized protein LOC126604565, producing the protein MKLQLLFNRKPRVASCSSSPPLMASLSSLLHPNHLHLPFSSPNPNPNPNLLHRYPIPLRPLFLTHSVSPHSNPNSDTNQNSSSSSSSSAPPPPPPPPPPTKKSFAVATGELFLGLASRIIKRRNGDPEGKAAASSVAMFESSGKYFEERIGKVIEDDIQPEVIWEQRVKDVEAEKERRVVTSPGFSFSAAGLLFPYHLGAAKFLIQNGYIKETTPLAGSSAGAIVCAVVASGASMEEALQATKILAEDCRNRGTAFRLGAVLREVLQRFLPDDAHIKSNGRVRVAVTQLLWRPRGLLVDQFDSKEDLIDAVFTSSFIPGYLAPRPATMFRNRLCIDGGLTLFMPPTSATETVRVCAFPASRLGFFGEIGISPDCNPDNRATPRQLFNWALEPAEDDVLDRLFELGYKDAAVWAMENPVDQIVKDDTSLAGVAQ; encoded by the exons ATGAAGCTACAGCTGCTTTTCAACAGGAAACCAAGGGTAGCCTCTTGTTCTTCTTCCCCACCACTCATGGCTTCCTTATCCTCTCTCCTCCACCCCAACCACCTCCACCTCCCCTTCTCCtcccctaaccctaaccctaaccctaatctcCTCCACCGCTACCCCATTCCTCTCCGCCCCTTATTCCTAACCCACTCCGTCTCCCCTCACTCCAACCCCAACTCCGATACCAACCAAAACTCatcgtcttcctcctcctcttccgcgcctcctcctcctcctcctcctcctcctcctaccAAGAAGTCCTTTGCTGTCGCCACGGGGGAGCTCTTTCTGGGCTTGGCTTCTAGGATTATCAAGCGCCGGAATGGAGACCCAGAAGGCAAGGCGGCGGCCTCGTCGGTCGCCATGTTTGAGAGTTCCGGTAAGTACTTTGAAGAGAGAATTGGGAAGGTAATAGAGGATGATATTCAGCCGGAGGTTATTTGGGAGCAGCGCGTCAAGGATGTGGAGGCTGAGAAAGAGCGGCGCGTCGTTACTAGTCCCGGCTTTAGCTTCTCCGCCGCCGGACTTCTTTTTCCTTATCATTTAGGCGCCGCTAAGTTCCTTATTCAGAATGGTTATATCAAG GAAACTACACCATTAGCCGGTTCCTCAGCGGGCGCAATTGTCTGTGCTGTGGTTGCCTCTGGAGCCAGCATGGAAGAGGCTTTACAAGCAACCAAAATACTTGCTGAAGATTGCCGGAACAGAGGGACTGCTTTTCGACTTGGG GCTGTTCTTCGAGAAGTTCTTCAAAGGTTTTTGCCTGACGATGCTCATATCAAGTCTAATGGGAGGGTTCGAG TTGCAGTAACACAGCTTCTATGGAGACCGAGGGGTTTATTGGTGGATCAGTTTGACTCCAAGGAGGATCTCATTGATGCTGTTTTTACTTCTTCCTTTATTCCAGG ATATCTTGCTCCAAGACCAGCAACGATGTTCCGGAATCGGCTTTGCATTGATGGGGGCTTGACattattcatgccaccaacgtCTGCAACAGAGACG GTACGAGTTTGTGCTTTCCCAGCCAGTCGATTAGGGTTTTTTGGAGAAATCGGGATCAGTCCGGACTGTAATCCTGATAACAGGGCTACCCCTCGACAG CTTTTCAATTGGGCACTTGAGCCAGCCGAGGATGATGTTCTTGACCGGCTCTTTGAGCTTGGATATAAAGATGCAGCGGTATGGGCTATGGAAAATCCCGTCGACCAAATAGTTAAAGATGACACTTCTTTAGCTGGCGTAGCTCAGTAG